Part of the Thermodesulfobacteriota bacterium genome, GGCAGTTCCTGATTGAGGCCATGACCATAACCGCCACCGGCGGGGTCGCCGGCGTGGGGCTCGGGGCGGCGCTGAGCGTCGGGATATCGCGCTGGGGCCAGTGGGATACCATCATAACGCCCGAGTCGGTGGTCCTGGCCTTTGTCTTCTCCGGGGTCGTGGGCCTCGTCTTCGGCATATACCCGGCATGGAAGGCCTCGAAGATGGACCCGATAGAGGCGCTCAGGTATGAGTAGAGAGGTCCGCTACCCGTATCCGTAATGCTCTACAAGCTCTTCGCGGACATGGTGGTGCTTACCCACCTCCTCTGGATTATCTTCCTGCTCTTCGGTGCATTCCTCGGGGTAAAGAACAGAATTATAATGGTAGTCCACGTCTCGGGGCTCGCCTTCGCCCTCGTGCTCAACGCGTTCGGCTGGTACTGCCCGCTTACCCATTTGGAGCTCTGGGCGAGGGCAAGACACGACCCCTCGCTTGCCTACACCGGCTCCTTCATCGTCCACTACGTAGAAGAACTCATCTACGTGGAGCTACCCCCCTCTTCCTTGCTTCTCCTGACCGTCCTCCTCTGCGGCTTCAACGGGTGGTGGTACTTGAGGAAGAGTGCGCTGTGGAAGGGAAGGGGGAGGTGATAGCGCACCCGGCCGAAGGCCGAATTGTTCTACGTCAGACTGTGGTCTTCAGACTGTCTATCCGCTCGAAGAGCTCTTCCATCTCCAGGTATTTGGCGTCGATCTTCGACTGGACTCCTCCGATGGTCTTGTATAGCTCCCGGATCTTTGCCCCCTTTCCACCTTCACGGACCAACTTCTGAGCCTCGTTGTTTTTATCTTCAAGGTCGGCTTCCAACGCCTTGATCTCCTTTTCCATATCTTCATGCTCCCTTGTAAGGGCCTTTAGTTTGCGCTTCTCTTCTTTGGCCGGGTCCGACCTCCGACCCTTTGAAGGGCTCTTCGGCGGCTTATCATTTTTATACTTCGACGCCGCTGCGTCCGCCGCGCCCCCCGCGCGCC contains:
- a CDS encoding DUF2784 domain-containing protein, whose protein sequence is MLYKLFADMVVLTHLLWIIFLLFGAFLGVKNRIIMVVHVSGLAFALVLNAFGWYCPLTHLELWARARHDPSLAYTGSFIVHYVEELIYVELPPSSLLLLTVLLCGFNGWWYLRKSALWKGRGR